The following proteins come from a genomic window of Pseudomonas putida:
- a CDS encoding acyltransferase, with product MKGWIRKAVAHYAHATGRGGKFYRRFCNPSGLEWGAYLARWGNFHSVGSNFYVNTGCKFLDPSLVRIGNSVGLSDCTLIGHDGVVLLIEHRYGKHLDSVGFIDIKDNCFIGHGAIVMPRVTIGPESIVAAGAVVTKDVPPGTVYGGNPAVFICTTEQLIQRVEARCEAYPWIDLVKQRNGAYDPEVEPLLMAQRRQYFFGDS from the coding sequence ATGAAGGGATGGATACGCAAGGCAGTGGCGCACTACGCCCATGCAACCGGGCGAGGGGGCAAATTCTACAGGAGGTTCTGCAACCCCTCTGGTCTTGAATGGGGGGCCTATCTGGCCCGATGGGGCAACTTTCACTCGGTCGGCAGCAATTTCTACGTCAATACAGGCTGCAAGTTTCTCGACCCGTCGCTGGTACGTATCGGCAACAGCGTGGGCTTGTCCGACTGCACGTTGATCGGTCATGACGGGGTGGTATTGCTGATCGAGCATCGCTATGGCAAGCACCTGGATTCGGTCGGTTTCATCGACATCAAGGACAACTGCTTCATCGGCCATGGTGCGATCGTGATGCCTCGCGTGACCATCGGGCCTGAATCCATCGTGGCCGCAGGGGCGGTGGTGACCAAGGACGTGCCGCCAGGCACCGTCTATGGTGGCAACCCGGCCGTGTTCATCTGTACCACCGAGCAGTTGATCCAACGGGTCGAGGCACGTTGCGAAGCTTACCCTTGGATCGACCTGGTGAAACAGCGCAACGGGGCCTACGACCCGGAAGTTGAACCGCTGTTGATGGCGCAAAGACGCCAGTATTTCTTCGGGGACAGCTAA
- a CDS encoding oligosaccharide flippase family protein → MPSIDVSAAASLRKRALRAGSWNLVSQVASQVMRLGGNLIMARLLLPEMFGVMVIATTVSILLHLLSDVGLRQNIIQSHRGDDPDFLNTAWTVQIIRGFLLFALTLLLALGAWLAQLAELWPADSTYAAPILPMVLAVTGLSAAIWGFQSTKIDVAVRTFQQKRVVLVDLASQVAGLVVMLVLGLLTHSIWALVLSGLVSAVVWTVLGHTALQGPTNHLRWDRSALTELIVFGRWILLSSMVGVLAMYGDRMWFGASMSAAQLGVYSIAVLILGAVQTALMKIVGAVALPAFSEAARADDKQRLKALYFRFRLLVDLLVLFICGGFLTASPLLIGWMYDDRYREAGPMLAILSLSFIVLRYTLAHQVWIALGLTKYQAMDNIIRLVSLWGLLPLLLAIGGVEWAIWGVALHAVPTLVLVVYVNCKLDIFSLKRELVVLPMLLVGALCGALLTAFFNWL, encoded by the coding sequence ATGCCGTCGATTGATGTGTCAGCCGCCGCGAGCCTGCGCAAGCGGGCCCTGAGAGCCGGGTCGTGGAACCTGGTCTCGCAGGTGGCTTCACAGGTGATGCGCCTGGGCGGCAATCTGATCATGGCCCGCTTGCTGCTGCCGGAAATGTTCGGGGTGATGGTCATTGCCACCACTGTTTCGATACTGCTGCATTTGCTTTCCGATGTCGGCCTGCGCCAGAACATCATCCAGAGCCACCGTGGTGACGATCCGGACTTTCTCAATACCGCCTGGACCGTGCAGATCATCCGCGGTTTCCTGCTGTTTGCGCTTACTCTGCTGCTGGCCCTGGGGGCTTGGTTGGCGCAACTGGCCGAGCTGTGGCCGGCAGACTCAACCTATGCCGCACCCATACTGCCGATGGTGCTGGCGGTGACCGGCCTGTCTGCGGCCATCTGGGGGTTCCAGTCCACCAAGATAGATGTGGCGGTACGAACTTTCCAACAAAAGCGCGTGGTGCTGGTCGACCTTGCCTCGCAGGTGGCCGGCCTGGTGGTGATGCTGGTGCTGGGCTTGCTGACCCATTCGATCTGGGCGCTAGTGTTATCAGGCCTGGTTTCGGCGGTGGTCTGGACAGTGCTGGGGCATACCGCCCTGCAGGGGCCCACCAACCACCTGCGCTGGGACCGTTCGGCGCTGACCGAGCTGATTGTGTTTGGCCGCTGGATCCTGCTGTCGTCGATGGTTGGTGTGCTGGCGATGTACGGCGACCGTATGTGGTTTGGCGCCAGCATGTCGGCGGCGCAACTGGGTGTGTATTCGATCGCCGTGCTGATCCTGGGTGCGGTGCAGACCGCGCTCATGAAAATTGTCGGCGCGGTGGCATTGCCTGCCTTCAGTGAAGCGGCCCGGGCCGACGACAAGCAGCGCCTGAAAGCGTTGTATTTCCGCTTTCGGCTGCTGGTCGACCTGCTGGTTCTGTTCATTTGTGGCGGGTTCCTGACCGCCAGCCCATTGCTGATTGGCTGGATGTATGACGATCGCTACCGCGAAGCAGGGCCGATGCTGGCGATTCTCTCGCTATCGTTCATCGTATTGCGCTATACCTTGGCTCATCAGGTGTGGATTGCCTTGGGCCTGACCAAGTACCAGGCCATGGACAACATCATCCGCCTGGTCTCGTTGTGGGGACTGTTGCCGCTGCTGCTGGCGATTGGCGGGGTGGAGTGGGCTATCTGGGGGGTTGCCCTGCATGCTGTGCCAACGCTGGTGCTGGTTGTGTACGTGAACTGCAAACTGGATATCTTCAGCCTCAAACGTGAGCTGGTGGTACTGCCGATGTTGCTGGTCGGGGCGCTGTGCGGGGCACTGCTGACGGCCTTCTTCAACTGGCTGTAA
- a CDS encoding O-antigen ligase domain-containing protein — protein sequence MPEHFRALIVILFLASVVFVMARRPATDLIPLSDYKRRRNLWFLLTLLAFLSHSFWLYLGVGAVVLLLAGRREHNPMALFYMLLFLIPPASVQVPGFGVVNYLVDLNHIRLLSLCVLLPAALHLRRQGDTLRFGRTWADKLLAAGLLLLSVLYLRETTPTDTLRQALYLYVDVLLPYYVASRGLRQISDFKDTLLAFVLVSFVMALIAVAEYVRHWLLYSALVDAMGVPWSMSGYLSRGGALRASVTTGQAIVLGYVMSVAIGLFLFVQGYVQRPLHRAMGALLLAAGLFAPLSRGPWIGAVVIVVVFIALGKGAVKRLALLGAAGMLALPLLTVVPGGDKVLDLLPFIGNLEKENITYRERLMDNSWIVIQRNPLFGSFDFRNTPEMQSMIQGEGIIDIVNTYINLALRAGLVGLGLFVAFFAVVVVGIRRAMLSFADKDDERRQLGRVLLATLIGILVIIFTVSSITFIPVVYWSIAGLGVAYIQMVRRLHNSQVMELAEPDLQPR from the coding sequence ATGCCTGAACATTTTCGAGCGTTGATCGTCATCCTGTTTTTGGCGAGCGTGGTCTTCGTGATGGCGCGGCGGCCTGCCACCGACCTGATTCCGCTCAGCGACTACAAGCGCCGGCGTAATCTGTGGTTCCTGCTGACCCTGCTGGCTTTTCTCTCGCACAGCTTCTGGCTGTATCTGGGTGTGGGTGCGGTCGTCCTTTTGCTGGCCGGGCGCCGCGAGCACAACCCCATGGCGCTGTTCTACATGCTGCTGTTCCTGATCCCGCCAGCGTCGGTCCAGGTGCCCGGGTTTGGCGTGGTCAATTACCTGGTCGACCTGAACCATATTCGCCTGCTGAGCCTGTGCGTGCTGTTGCCGGCTGCGCTGCACCTGCGCCGGCAAGGTGACACCCTTCGCTTTGGCCGCACCTGGGCCGATAAGTTGCTGGCCGCCGGCCTGCTGCTGCTGAGCGTGCTCTATTTGCGCGAAACCACCCCTACCGACACGCTGCGCCAGGCGCTGTACCTGTATGTCGACGTACTCCTGCCGTACTACGTGGCCAGCCGTGGCCTGCGTCAGATCAGCGACTTCAAGGACACCCTGCTGGCCTTCGTTCTTGTCTCTTTCGTCATGGCGCTGATCGCTGTGGCCGAGTATGTACGCCACTGGCTGCTATACAGCGCCCTGGTCGACGCCATGGGCGTGCCATGGAGCATGTCCGGCTACCTGAGCCGCGGTGGTGCGCTGCGGGCGAGCGTCACCACCGGCCAGGCGATTGTGCTGGGTTACGTGATGAGCGTGGCCATCGGCCTGTTCCTGTTCGTGCAAGGCTATGTGCAACGCCCGCTGCACAGGGCCATGGGCGCCCTGCTGCTGGCCGCCGGGCTGTTCGCGCCATTGTCACGCGGCCCGTGGATCGGCGCCGTGGTCATCGTGGTGGTGTTCATTGCCCTGGGCAAAGGCGCCGTCAAGCGCCTGGCACTGCTGGGGGCGGCTGGCATGCTGGCGTTGCCCTTGCTGACCGTCGTGCCTGGTGGCGACAAGGTGCTGGACCTGCTGCCGTTCATCGGCAACCTCGAGAAAGAGAACATCACCTACCGCGAGCGGCTGATGGACAATTCCTGGATCGTCATCCAGCGCAACCCATTGTTCGGTTCTTTCGACTTCCGCAACACACCCGAAATGCAGTCGATGATCCAGGGCGAAGGCATCATCGACATCGTCAACACCTACATCAACCTGGCGCTGCGGGCCGGCCTGGTCGGGCTAGGCCTGTTCGTGGCGTTCTTTGCCGTGGTGGTGGTGGGTATCCGCAGGGCCATGCTCAGTTTTGCCGACAAGGATGATGAGCGACGACAGCTCGGCCGGGTGTTGCTGGCAACGCTGATCGGCATTCTGGTCATCATCTTCACAGTCAGCAGCATCACCTTCATCCCGGTGGTGTACTGGTCTATCGCAGGTCTGGGCGTGGCCTACATCCAGATGGTTCGCCGGCTGCACAACAGCCAGGTGATGGAACTGGCAGAACCCGACCTACAACCCAGGTAA
- the galE gene encoding UDP-glucose 4-epimerase GalE: MKYLVVGGAGYIGSHMVKHLLAAGHDVLVADLVSPGPGIQWARLDIADEAALDVLFGVCRFDAVFHFASFIQVGESVTAPGKYYQNNVAATLALLQAMVNAGIRHLVFSSSAAVYGNPQYVPIDEAHTKVPINPYGLSKWMVEQILEDFDRAYGLKSVCLRYFNAAGADPEGQLGERHDPETHLIPLILQAASGRREAVTVFGRDYDTPDGTCIRDYVHVADLAAAHALAVDYLRAGGERAAFNLGNGLGFSVQQVIDTARAVTGRQISTLDAPRRAGDPPRLVADASKAIQVLGWRPAFASLEEIVRHAWQWELQYPWER; this comes from the coding sequence ATGAAATATCTGGTTGTGGGTGGTGCGGGCTACATTGGCTCACACATGGTCAAGCACCTGCTCGCCGCCGGCCATGACGTGCTGGTGGCGGACCTGGTCTCACCTGGCCCCGGCATCCAGTGGGCCAGGCTCGATATCGCCGACGAAGCCGCGCTGGACGTGCTGTTTGGCGTTTGTCGCTTCGATGCAGTGTTTCACTTCGCCTCGTTCATTCAAGTGGGCGAGTCGGTCACCGCGCCTGGCAAGTACTACCAGAACAATGTCGCAGCCACCCTTGCCCTGCTGCAGGCCATGGTCAATGCCGGCATCAGGCACCTGGTGTTTTCTTCGAGTGCCGCCGTATATGGCAACCCACAGTACGTGCCGATCGATGAAGCGCACACCAAGGTACCGATCAACCCGTACGGGTTGAGCAAATGGATGGTCGAGCAGATTCTTGAGGACTTTGACCGGGCCTATGGTTTGAAGTCGGTATGCCTGCGCTATTTCAATGCCGCGGGCGCTGACCCAGAAGGTCAGCTCGGGGAACGTCATGACCCGGAAACCCATCTGATCCCATTGATCCTGCAGGCTGCATCGGGTCGGCGCGAGGCGGTGACAGTGTTCGGTCGTGACTACGACACACCGGATGGCACCTGCATACGCGACTACGTGCATGTGGCAGACCTGGCGGCGGCCCATGCGCTGGCGGTGGATTATTTACGGGCCGGTGGCGAACGTGCCGCGTTCAACCTGGGCAATGGCCTGGGCTTTTCGGTGCAGCAGGTGATCGATACGGCCCGGGCAGTGACCGGGCGGCAGATCAGTACCCTTGACGCACCGCGCCGCGCGGGCGACCCGCCACGGCTGGTGGCGGATGCGAGCAAAGCCATCCAGGTGCTGGGCTGGCGCCCGGCGTTCGCTTCGCTGGAGGAGATTGTGCGGCATGCGTGGCAGTGGGAGTTGCAGTATCCCTGGGAGCGCTGA
- a CDS encoding GMC family oxidoreductase — MIKDFQQQKALRDHYDFCIIGAGPAGITLGLRLAAAGWSVMIAEGGGREYASYSQDLYACSSTGLELYAEESRLRYLGGTSNHWAGRCRPFTPSDFAVAPQGDLPGWPIPYSEIEGFLPAAMEIVDLAPGADFRAMNTSLDGGDFEADRFLLSTPTRFAQKYATALEQTPGLDVFIHCNCVDLEFDKASGHLAAVVLSDYQRNRQRLVASNFILATGAIENARQLLNSESLVAAGVVSKEGLVGGGFMEHLNIEMGTFILKSGQDPEPRQYYTTDAFIDEYKAGKGNVTAVLLADVQTYGRTAEVKYFLESLACDMGFASKVAFVAKFSCPGDGVLSTMIEQFPNLHSRISLLDEKDALGVAKVNVNWVLSADDRHTIKCIGSELAKQFADMGLGFVKLNDFVYDTSIPLKMAPHAHHMGTTRMAASPQFGVVDANCKVFGTENLYVAGSSIFAKGGASNPTMPLLQFALRLADHLDNKMKAASSAAA, encoded by the coding sequence ATGATCAAGGACTTTCAGCAGCAGAAGGCGCTGCGCGACCACTACGATTTCTGCATCATCGGCGCCGGCCCGGCGGGTATAACCTTGGGCTTGCGCCTGGCTGCTGCCGGCTGGAGCGTAATGATCGCCGAAGGTGGGGGGCGCGAATATGCGTCGTACTCGCAAGACTTGTACGCGTGCTCATCCACCGGCCTGGAGCTGTATGCCGAGGAATCCCGCCTGCGTTACCTGGGGGGCACCTCCAATCACTGGGCTGGCCGGTGCCGGCCATTCACTCCTTCGGATTTTGCCGTCGCCCCGCAAGGCGACTTGCCGGGTTGGCCCATTCCCTATTCGGAGATCGAAGGCTTTCTACCGGCAGCGATGGAGATTGTCGATCTGGCGCCTGGCGCGGATTTTCGCGCGATGAATACCAGTCTCGATGGTGGTGACTTCGAGGCGGACCGCTTTCTGCTCAGCACGCCGACACGCTTTGCACAAAAGTACGCAACAGCACTGGAGCAGACCCCAGGCCTGGACGTATTCATCCACTGTAATTGCGTTGACCTGGAGTTCGACAAGGCTTCCGGCCACCTGGCTGCGGTGGTGTTGTCCGACTATCAACGCAATCGTCAGCGCCTGGTAGCAAGCAACTTCATTCTGGCCACGGGTGCCATCGAGAATGCCCGGCAGTTGCTGAACAGCGAGTCCCTGGTGGCCGCAGGTGTGGTGAGCAAGGAAGGGCTGGTGGGCGGGGGGTTCATGGAGCACCTGAACATCGAAATGGGCACTTTCATCCTCAAGTCCGGGCAGGACCCGGAGCCGCGCCAGTACTACACCACCGATGCTTTCATCGACGAGTACAAGGCCGGTAAAGGCAATGTCACCGCTGTTTTACTGGCCGATGTGCAAACCTACGGCCGCACTGCCGAGGTCAAGTATTTTCTCGAGAGCCTGGCCTGCGACATGGGGTTTGCCAGCAAGGTCGCCTTCGTTGCCAAGTTCAGCTGCCCCGGTGACGGCGTGCTCAGCACCATGATCGAGCAGTTCCCCAACCTGCACAGCCGCATTTCGCTGCTGGACGAGAAGGATGCATTGGGCGTGGCCAAGGTCAATGTCAATTGGGTGCTTAGTGCCGATGACCGGCACACCATCAAGTGCATTGGCAGCGAACTGGCCAAGCAGTTCGCTGACATGGGGCTGGGGTTCGTCAAGCTCAACGATTTCGTCTACGACACCTCGATTCCGCTGAAAATGGCACCCCATGCCCATCACATGGGTACCACGCGTATGGCCGCCTCGCCGCAGTTCGGTGTAGTCGATGCCAATTGCAAGGTGTTCGGTACCGAAAACCTGTATGTCGCCGGCAGCAGCATTTTTGCCAAGGGCGGCGCCTCCAACCCGACCATGCCGCTGTTGCAGTTTGCCTTGCGGCTGGCCGACCACCTCGATAACAAGATGAAAGCGGCCAGCAGCGCCGCAGCGTGA
- a CDS encoding glycosyl hydrolase family 5 produces the protein MNRLSLRHYVRFSAIAGLALLPLASWASDWQVSVDEQNGLPTVTHGGGPVMKAKFDFWAANWSWTGFYTDFKVNGPYHYTLRGKNKELDFDLQADIRKEQAQTLSWAFDLDAHSRQSGVMGGGLVFQFDPAQIAGDMGAPQLLPDNRGWTWGKADQGRRIEMRFDPPLAKVYFERGNPSELRAFLYKDPISAGRQQLKAVLNVTGDIELGPTPSERFGLADPASWPDDQLDWRTSPVDLSFLNAAEKPAGKRGFVKAVGDQLMFADNTPVRFWGTNLSAYSLFKTPDEEIRLQARRLSALGFNLVRLHHHDSPWVSPNVFGDGTLVHDTQQLSAESLRKLDLWIKSLKDEGIYIWLDMHVQRAFTANDNIEDFKELPEKDGRVDLKGYAYVNDSIQQAMKRFAEQYLTHVNEYTGLAYKDDPAIAAVLITNENDLTQHYGNALMPNKDVPRHSARYMAAAKAFAKQFDLPVDLTWRAWEHGPSKLLLNELEQRFNAGMIAHLRSVGVKVPIATTSTWGGNGLSALPALSVGDVIDAHSYGDAGQLEKNPLTSDGMIDWIAAAQVVGKPLTVTEWNAEPFPLPDRHSLPIYIAGTASHQGWDAMLQYAYSQQAFNPGWRTADNWHAYNDPAMIATLPAAALLYRRADVKPATTRYVFAPTPATLYNQEITPRNSPLLRTAMEKGQLQIALPHTPELPWLKPATIPAGAQVLHDPGQALLAADATESVTDTGELRRNWQQGIYTIDTPLTQAASGWLGGRPINLGAIQIQTKTPYASVVVQSLDGKPLGQSRELLLSLGTRAMPKADDKTPFNVEPLEGSLNIKAPAGLKLFARDAQVQLKPLPVAYKDGQYTITFDGTYMSNWLFLK, from the coding sequence ATGAATAGGCTGTCCCTGCGTCATTACGTGCGCTTTTCGGCCATTGCCGGCCTGGCCCTTCTGCCGCTGGCCAGCTGGGCTTCAGACTGGCAGGTCAGTGTCGATGAGCAAAATGGCTTGCCTACCGTGACACACGGCGGCGGCCCGGTCATGAAGGCCAAATTCGATTTCTGGGCTGCCAACTGGAGCTGGACCGGTTTCTATACCGACTTCAAGGTCAATGGCCCTTACCACTACACGCTGCGGGGCAAGAACAAGGAACTGGACTTCGACCTGCAAGCTGACATCCGCAAGGAACAGGCGCAAACCCTGAGCTGGGCCTTCGACCTCGACGCCCACAGCCGCCAGAGCGGTGTCATGGGTGGCGGCCTGGTGTTCCAGTTCGACCCGGCGCAAATCGCCGGCGACATGGGCGCCCCGCAGTTGCTGCCCGACAACCGCGGCTGGACCTGGGGCAAGGCCGACCAGGGGCGACGCATCGAAATGCGCTTCGACCCGCCACTGGCCAAGGTCTATTTCGAGCGCGGCAACCCGTCCGAGCTGCGTGCATTCCTCTACAAGGACCCGATCAGCGCCGGCCGCCAGCAGCTCAAGGCCGTGCTCAACGTGACCGGCGACATCGAACTCGGCCCTACCCCCAGCGAGCGCTTCGGCCTGGCAGACCCTGCCAGCTGGCCTGATGACCAACTGGACTGGCGCACCTCGCCGGTGGACCTGTCGTTCCTCAACGCAGCGGAGAAACCCGCCGGCAAGCGTGGCTTCGTGAAGGCGGTCGGCGACCAGTTGATGTTCGCCGACAACACTCCAGTGCGCTTCTGGGGCACCAACCTGTCGGCCTACTCGTTGTTCAAAACCCCTGACGAAGAAATTCGCCTGCAGGCCAGACGCCTTTCGGCGCTGGGCTTCAACCTGGTGCGTCTGCATCACCACGACTCGCCCTGGGTCAGCCCCAACGTCTTTGGCGACGGCACCTTGGTGCATGATACCCAGCAGCTCAGCGCCGAATCGCTGCGCAAGCTCGACCTGTGGATCAAGTCACTCAAGGACGAAGGCATCTACATCTGGCTGGACATGCATGTGCAGCGTGCGTTCACCGCCAACGACAACATCGAAGACTTCAAGGAGCTTCCCGAGAAGGACGGTCGCGTCGACCTGAAGGGTTACGCCTACGTGAACGACAGTATCCAGCAAGCGATGAAACGCTTCGCCGAGCAGTACCTGACCCATGTGAACGAATACACGGGCCTGGCCTACAAGGACGACCCGGCCATCGCCGCCGTGCTGATCACCAACGAGAATGACCTGACCCAGCATTACGGCAACGCCCTGATGCCAAACAAGGATGTACCGCGCCACAGTGCGCGCTACATGGCCGCAGCCAAGGCCTTTGCCAAACAGTTTGACCTCCCCGTCGACCTTACCTGGCGTGCCTGGGAGCATGGGCCGTCGAAGCTGTTGCTCAACGAGCTGGAACAGCGCTTCAATGCCGGCATGATCGCCCACCTGCGCAGCGTGGGCGTGAAAGTGCCCATTGCTACCACCAGTACCTGGGGCGGCAATGGGCTTAGCGCGCTTCCGGCACTGAGCGTTGGCGATGTCATCGACGCCCACAGCTACGGCGACGCAGGCCAACTGGAAAAGAACCCGCTGACCAGCGACGGCATGATCGACTGGATTGCTGCCGCCCAGGTCGTCGGCAAACCGCTGACTGTCACCGAGTGGAACGCCGAGCCCTTCCCGCTGCCGGACCGTCACTCGCTGCCGATTTACATCGCCGGCACCGCCAGCCACCAAGGCTGGGACGCCATGCTGCAATATGCCTACAGCCAACAGGCGTTCAACCCGGGTTGGCGCACAGCGGACAACTGGCACGCGTACAACGACCCGGCGATGATCGCCACCCTGCCCGCCGCTGCCCTGCTCTATCGCCGTGCCGACGTGAAGCCCGCCACCACTCGCTACGTGTTCGCACCGACACCTGCCACTCTGTACAACCAGGAAATCACCCCGCGTAACTCACCGCTGCTGCGCACGGCCATGGAAAAGGGCCAGCTGCAGATCGCCCTGCCACACACGCCGGAATTGCCCTGGCTAAAACCCGCGACCATCCCGGCAGGCGCGCAGGTGCTGCACGACCCGGGGCAAGCGCTGCTGGCCGCCGATGCCACCGAGTCGGTGACCGATACAGGCGAGCTCAGGCGCAATTGGCAACAAGGCATCTACACCATCGACACGCCATTGACCCAGGCCGCCAGTGGCTGGCTGGGTGGCCGTCCGATCAACCTGGGTGCCATTCAGATACAAACGAAAACGCCTTACGCCAGCGTGGTGGTCCAGAGCCTGGACGGTAAGCCACTGGGCCAGTCGCGCGAACTTCTTCTGTCTCTGGGCACCCGTGCGATGCCCAAGGCCGATGACAAGACGCCGTTCAATGTCGAGCCCCTTGAAGGCAGCCTGAACATCAAGGCACCTGCCGGCCTGAAACTGTTCGCCCGCGATGCACAGGTGCAGCTGAAACCGCTGCCGGTGGCCTACAAGGATGGGCAATACACCATTACCTTCGACGGCACCTACATGTCCAACTGGCTATTCTTGAAATAG